From Aspergillus chevalieri M1 DNA, chromosome 4, nearly complete sequence, a single genomic window includes:
- the UXS1_1 gene encoding UDP-glucuronic acid decarboxylase family protein (COG:G;~EggNog:ENOG410PIR7;~InterPro:IPR016040,IPR036291;~PFAM:PF04321,PF01073,PF16363,PF01370) encodes MTQAKSLTILVTGAAGFLGSNLVDFLLAEGHQVIGVDSFQTGSPKNLKHLEGHEKFTLLNQNIQSPIEGLGHIDQIYNLACPASPIQYQKDPVSTLRTCFRGTENLLELAKERNVRLLHTSTSEVYGDPHLHPQPESYWGNVNPFGPRSCYDEGKRVAEALCYAYREKGVEVRISRIFNTYGPRMNAADGRVVSNFIAAALDGEELRITGDGKATRSFQYVTDCIKGLYTLMNSDYGDGPVNIGNDGEFTIQELADIVTELVSKVTGKPAVPVTYHSRPVDDPLVRRPQITLAKEKLGWAPMVPLREGLQKTIEWHINES; translated from the exons ATGACCCAAGCAAAATCACTCACAATTCTCGTCACCGGA GCCGCGGGATTCCTAGGCTCAAACCTGGTCGATTTTCTCCTGGCAGAAGGTCATCAAGTTATTGGCGTGGATAGCTTCCAAACTGGCTCGCCAAAGAACCTGAAACATCTCGAGGGCCATGAAAAATTCACGCTACTCAA TCAAAACATTCAATCCCCAATCGAAGGTTTAGGACACATTGACCAAATATACAACCTGGCGTGTCCAGCCAGTCCAATCCAATATCAGAAAGACCCTGTTTCAACCTTGAGGACCTGTTTCCGCGGCACGGAAAACTTGCTGGAGTTGGCCAAAGAACGGAATGTTCGGCTCTTGCATACCAGCACCTCCG AGGTATACGGTGATCCGCATCTTCACCCACAGCCCGAGTCCTATTGGGGCAATGTCAACCCTTTTGGACCCCGCTCTTGCTACGATGAGGGCAAGCGAGTTGCAGAAGCCCTCTGCTATGCGTATCGTGAGAAAGGAGTCGAGGTCCGCATTTCTCGTATCTTCAACACATATGGACCGCGGATGAACGCGGCTGATGGTCGGGTTGTCTCCAACTTCATCGCAGCTGCGCTAGACGGCGAGGAGTTGAGAATCACCGGCGATGGCAAAGCAACCAGATCGTTCCAATATGTCACAGACTGTATCAAGGGACTCTATACCCTGATGAACAGCGACTATGGCGATGGCCCGGTGAACATCGGAAACGATGGGGAGTTTACCATCCAGGAACTAGCCGACATAGTAACTGAGCTGGTTTCCAAAGTGACTGGAAAACCCGCAGTGCCTGTAACCTACCATTCACGTCCGGTAGATGATCCTTTGGTTCGCCGTCCTCAGATCACTTTGGCCAAGGAGAAGTTGGGCTGGGCTCCCATGGTCCCGTTGCGGGAGGGCTTACAGAAGACAATCGAGTGGCATATTAACGAGAGTTGA
- a CDS encoding uncharacterized protein (COG:S;~EggNog:ENOG410PP28;~SECRETED:SignalP(1-20)): MKVFYSLVAALPLAMSATLSQRSIICLEVGATATATWTNRDGQTCSFVGVVGSDYGTNSNGSGDYSCNGRCGAGCTGTAIGDVYTQDCFSHDICSYFNNATGGSSDPNCGDAYDAAVDDTVGGAVAGCSQTNPSSAVSKPATSPTCA; the protein is encoded by the exons ATGAAGGTATTTTATAGCCTCGTTGCGGCCCTTCCACTGGCTATGAGTGCGACACTTAGCCAGCGCTCCATCATCTGTCTTGAAGTCGGCGCCACGGCCACCGCGACATGGACGAACCGTGACGGGCAGACATGTTCGTTTGTCGGTGTGGTTGGAAGTGACTATGGAACCAACAGCAATGGCTCCGGAGA TTACTCGTGTAATGGCCGATGCGGTGCCGGATGTACTGGAACCGCGATTGGCGATGTATACACGCAGGACTGTTTCTCGCATGATATCTGTTCGTACTTCAACAATGCCACCGGCGGTTCCAG TGACCCGAACTGCGGAGATGCCTATGATGCTGCGGTGGATGATACAGTCGGGGGGGCAGTGGCAGGATGTTCGCAGACAAACCCCTCAAGTGCGGTGTCAAAGCCGGCGACCAGTCCGACGTGTGCATGA
- a CDS encoding uncharacterized protein (COG:S;~EggNog:ENOG410PU80;~InterPro:IPR036188,IPR002938;~PFAM:PF01494;~go_function: GO:0071949 - FAD binding [Evidence IEA]), translating into MAPFKVIIVGGGLAGALLANGLRNNNVDVTVYERDESDMEREGYQIRLGESAMLGFRACLRGQDIAAISKSFGQSSVSGSTAPTIMNSRCEEILDLTAIPSYAKSFAISRAVLHDILTEPLKQNGLVKYGNAFLRYEIIHEADGDERVRAYFSDSSFDDCDILIGADGSRSQVNKEVGLQNLVSINTHWAFLAKGSLTLNQVYELPSQLRRGPIIVFAKGATLYYSLYLPSLQTEDGGHSGSDLKEAFFFWVLSIPRGYSHYRNVAEIPDKFRFCLDFIQDWDPRFKRLLLTAAKDDGTADIYVSPLRASTKPSPRWRSIVERTAEPFRGHPRVWLIGDAIHAMQANRGQGANQALHDCAEVLPELLSLHEAAKTGIPLSTEQIREACSRYENQMAERSFAWVKKSGGTSIVNLDMDGFLGTVVYYVGRILIPIWSFLHKTFRTETP; encoded by the exons ATGGCACCATTCAAGGTCATTATCGTGGGAGGCGGACTGGCTGGAGCCCTTTTGGCAAACGGACTGCGGAACAACAATGTGGACGTGACAGTGTATGAACGAGATGAGAGCGACATGGAAAGAGAGGGATATCAGATTCGGTTGGGTGAGTCTGCTATGCTTGGATTTCGCGCGTGTCTCAGAGGTCAGGATATTGCTGCTATTTCGAAGAGCTTCGGTCAGTCTTCGGTCTCCGGCTCGACAGCACCGACAATCATGAATTCTCGCTGCGAAGAGATTCTTGATTTGACAGCTATACCTTCCTACGCCAAGTCGTTTGCCATCAGTCGAGCTGTACTTCATGACATCCTAACTGAGCCACTTAAGCAGAATGGACTCGTGAAGTACGGCAATGCTTTCTTGCGGTACGAAATCATCCACGAGGCGGATGGAGATGAAAGAGTACGCGCTTATTTTTCGGATTCTTCCTTCGATGACTGCGATATTCTGATTGGTGCCGATGGAAGTCGTTCTCAA GTGAACAAAGAAGTCGGGTTGCAGAACCTTGTCTCGATCAACACTCATTGGGCGTTTCTTGCAAAGGGGAGCCTTACTCTCAACCAGGTGTACGAACTTCCCAGTCAGTTGCGCCGGGGACCGATCATCGTTTTTGCAAAGGGAGCCACGCTATATTATTCTC TTTATCTTCCATCTCTGCAGACTGAAGATGGGGGCCATTCAGGCAGTGATCTGAAGGAAgcgttcttcttctgggtTTTGAGCATTCCAAGGGGCTACTCCCACTACAGAAATGTGGCTGAGATCCCCGACAAATTTAGGTTTTGTCTGGATTTCATCCAGGACTGGGACCCAAGATT TAAACGGTTGCTGCTGACAGCGGCAAAGGACGATGGTACCGCGGATATATATGTATCACCGCTACGAGCCAGCACCAAGCCCTCACCGCGCTGGCGTAGCATAGTAGAGAGGACAGCGGAACCATTTCGAGGGCATCCAAGAGTTTGGCTGATTGGGGACGCAATCCACGCTATGCAGGCAAATCG CGGCCAAGGAGCAAATCAGGCTCTGCACGACTGCGCCGAAGTTCTCCCCGAACTACTGTCATTACATGAAGCAGCAAAGACCGGTATACCGCTTTCGACAGAGCAGATTCGCGAGGCTTGTTCTCGTTATGAAAACCAGATGGCTGAGCGGTCTTTTGCTTGGGTAAAGAAAAGCGGAGGCACATCGATAGTC AATCTTGACATGGATGGCTTCCTCGGAACGGTCGTATACTATGTTGGCAGGATCTTGATACCGATTTGGTCCTTTCTACACAAAACTTTCAGAACCGAAACGCCATGA
- a CDS encoding cytochrome P450 (COG:Q;~EggNog:ENOG410PG1V;~InterPro:IPR001128,IPR017972,IPR002401,IPR036396;~PFAM:PF00067;~go_function: GO:0005506 - iron ion binding [Evidence IEA];~go_function: GO:0016705 - oxidoreductase activity, acting on paired donors, with incorporation or reduction of molecular oxygen [Evidence IEA];~go_function: GO:0020037 - heme binding [Evidence IEA];~go_process: GO:0055114 - oxidation-reduction process [Evidence IEA]) produces the protein MLKKINRLKESHSINVYDAFRCLTTEVIMEFAFAKSANMLEENETTFESWFLTAFDSVAGSLWKLQEWPLVRKSLSFVPINLVSLVDPQIAHVARMLKFAESCLQHYTIHGNKTPHPVVFDHLTSVSYDLKVTEALDVLIAGADTTASTLMAGILHILSDPGIDAKLRQALNETDPAGVKLLELEKIGYLTACVKESLRIGMAVPGRLPRVVPHDLPQPFVVDNRIIPPGTVVSMSAYTMHTNEDVWGPDARRFNPDRWLQPESKGLDQYLCTFSKGARMCIGQNVAYAEITIVMAYLFRNFKLTLPQNFVPPHRRDMFTMEYSEPGLPIHFSGLGKE, from the exons ATGTTGAAGAAGATCAACCGTCTAAAGGAGTCTCACTCTATAAATGTCTATGATGCTTTCAG ATGCCTCACGACTGAAGTCATCATGGAGTTTGCCTTTGCAAAATCGGCCAACATGTTAGAGGAGAATGAAACTACGTTCGAGTCCTGGTTTCTCACGGCATTTGACTCCGTTGCCGGAAGTCTCTGGAAATTGCAGGAGTGGCCCCTTGTACGGAAATCTTTGAGCTTCGTACCGATCAATCTGGTTAGTCTGGTCGATCCACAAATTGCACATGTGGCTCGAATGCTGAAG TTTGCTGAAAGTTGTCTCCAGCATTACACTATTCATGGCAATAAAACACCACATCCGGTCGTTTTTGACCATCTTACTTCCGTGTCGTACGACCTCAAAGTTACGGAGGCATTGGATGTGTTGATCGCTGGCGCTGACACAACTGCGTCGACTCTCATGGCTGGTATACTTCATATACTTTCAGACCCCGGCATTGATGCCAAGCTACGGCAAGCCCTCAATGAGACAGATCCTGCCGGGGTCAAGCTTTTGGAATTAGAAAAGATTGGCTACCTA acGGCTTGTGTCAAGGAATCTTTGAGAATCGGGATGGCAGTACCCGGGCGTCTACCACGAGTGGTCCCTCATGATCTTCCACAGCCTTTCGTTGTTGACAACAGAATAATTCCGCCAGGA ACTGTCGTGTCAATGTCAGCTTATACGATGCACACAAACGAAGACGTTTGGGGACCTGATGCCAGAAGGTTCAATCCTGATCGCTGGTTACAACCAGAGTCCAAGGGTCTCGATCAGTACCTCTGCACGTTCTCGAAGGGGGCTCGGATGTGTATTGGTCAGAA TGTGGCATATGCTGAGATTACAATCGTGATGGCATACCTATTTCGAAACTTCAAACTCACCCTACCGCAGAACTTTGTTCCTCCACACcggagagatatgttcacTATGGAGTATTCCGAGCCGGGGTTGCCGATCCATTTCTCAGGACTGGGAAAAGAATGA
- a CDS encoding alpha/beta hydrolase family protein (COG:I;~EggNog:ENOG410PRKF;~InterPro:IPR001375,IPR029058;~go_function: GO:0008236 - serine-type peptidase activity [Evidence IEA];~go_process: GO:0006508 - proteolysis [Evidence IEA]) gives MPTSGFLSDRFALTARWELDSTFLDGCFGKPGLGKMLNEVEYAKRAAAVPEDIKPGFLQLFVTENYPPSVLVHGTADEVVPDKESVKQYEQLRKLDIKTELLLVQDGRHGLADFGSGFPPQPATGSTEAYGRALKFIAEVFVSNSTKNNVSYLEPFWKSLSALLDAHS, from the exons ATGCCAACCAGTGGCTTTCTCTCGGATCGTTTCGCACTTACAGCTCGTTGGGAACTCGATAGCACCTTCCTAGACGGGTGTTTCGGAAAGCCCGGCCTTGGTAAGATGCTCAATGAAGTGGAATATGCGAAACGAGCTGCAGCTGTACCTGAAGATATCAAGCCAGGATTCCTGCAATTATTCGTGACGGAAAACTATCCGCCCTCTGTCTTGGTGCACGGCACAGCAGACGAAGTCGTTCCCGATAAAGAAAGCGTGAAACAATACGAACAGCTGAGGAAATTAGACATCAAAACAGAGCTGCTGTTAGTACAAGACGGCAGACACGGTCTCGCCGACTTCGGTTCCGGATTCCCACCGCAGCCGGCGACAGGGTCTACAGAGGCTTACGGCAGAGCTCTGAAATTTATCGCGGAAGTCTTCGTATCTAA TTCTACAAAGAATAACGTGTCATACCTTGAGCCGTTCTGGAAATCTCTCAGTGCCCTTCTGGACGCGCACTCCTGA
- a CDS encoding SGNH/GDSL hydrolase family protein (CAZy:CE16;~COG:S;~EggNog:ENOG410PK3Q;~InterPro:IPR001087,IPR036514;~PFAM:PF00657;~go_function: GO:0016788 - hydrolase activity, acting on ester bonds [Evidence IEA]): protein MRFSLLAFPALAAAWNLEKFTNLVVFGNSYTDESRWDYFASHNGSAPPVGWDEPVSNDTNSGGFSWPRFAANQTGTKLSDYAVSGADCSKEITPRIEPSTKIPYPSVLEYEVPAYLADSASQRPPPESTVYAIWIGTNDIGYEGFLTDSQNTNYTLAAYVNCVYRALDDVYRSGGKYFVLMNLAPLHLAPLYAVPEKGGITGKESLYWPWKSGNITEISHRMREQVIALNQVFDYRTPYELLIAKRYPGARFAVMDTYSLISDIYYNNTKYPNITNVTGHNNHCDQKTNKCTRLPHPETFLWFDELHPSEQADKIIAEQFIQVVKGESKWASYW, encoded by the exons ATGCGCTTCTCACTGCTGGCCTTTCCGGCTCTCGCTGCGGCTTGGAACTTGGAAAAGTTCACCAACCTTGTCGTGTTCGGGAACAGCTACACGGACGAGTCGCGATGGGACTACTTTGCTAGTCACAATGGCTCCGCGCCGCCAGTGGGCTGGGATGAGCCAGTG AGCAATGATACCAATTCGGGCGGCTTTTCTTGGCCTCGATTTGCCGCCAACCAAACCGGGACGAAGCTATCCGATTACGCCGTAAGCGGTGCCGACTGTTCCAAGGAAATCACTCCACGTATAGAACCCTCAACTAAAATTCCATACCCGTCTGTACTGGAGTACGAAGTTCCGGCCTATCTCGCGGATAGCGCATCCCAGAGACCTCCACCCGAGTCCACCGTATACGCTATCTGGATCGGCACCAACGACATCGGTTATGAGGGTTTTTTGACGGACTCACAGAACACAAACTATACTCTTGCGGCCTATGTCAACTGCGTGTACAGAGCGCTCGATGATGTGTATCGCTCAGGCGGGAAGTATTTTGTGCTCATGAACTTGGCACCCCTCCATCTGGCGCCATTGTATGCAGTGCCGGAGAAGGGCGGGATCACTGGCAAAGAGTCGTTGTATTGGCCATGGAAGTCGGGAAACATTACGGAGATTAGCCATAGGATGAGGGAACAGGTGATTGCGTTGAACCAGGTCTTTGACTATCGCACGCCGTATGAACTGCTCATTGCGAAGAGGTACCCCGGTGCAAGGTTCGCTGTGATGGATACGTATAGTTTG ATATCCGACATCTACTACAACAACACGAAATACCCGAATATCACCAACGTGACTGGCCACAACAACCACTGCGACCAGAAAACGAACAAGTGCACGCGTCTACCACATCCAGAAACGTTCCTCTGGTTTGACGAGCTACACCCATCAGAGCAGGCCGACAAGATTATTGCTGAACAATTTATCCAGGTGGTCAAGGGAGAAAGCAAATGGGCATCTTACTGGTAG
- a CDS encoding FAD-binding oxidoreductase (CAZy:AA7;~COG:C;~EggNog:ENOG410PJHR;~InterPro:IPR006094,IPR036318,IPR016169,IPR016166, IPR016167,IPR012951;~PFAM:PF08031,PF01565;~go_function: GO:0016491 - oxidoreductase activity [Evidence IEA];~go_function: GO:0050660 - flavin adenine dinucleotide binding [Evidence IEA];~go_function: GO:0071949 - FAD binding [Evidence IEA];~go_process: GO:0055114 - oxidation-reduction process [Evidence IEA]), whose amino-acid sequence MVRYGRQARGTPLTTPVESSSLTNLPKGVVVMPSDVADVQTALLWAQQHHVDLAIKGGGHSVAGTSSSENGLVIDLSQLKGVSVDTAAKTVTVQGGATWKEVDEAAWEHGLAAVGGTVNHTGVGGLTLGGGYGWLSGLYGLTIDNLLSARVVLADGRLVTASESENPDLLWGLKGAGYNFGIVVEFTYRAHEQKNPVFAGIISFPPDKLEAVVEQLNETLLNPDPRGGVMCFLAQPPGAPVPMINVLCYYNGTKEEGEKRYGGLLELEPVVNTLDMVPYSLLNSLQNPMATYGGRKSFKGIFYQPPMDPQFVRTILTDLTAKIQEDEDLKASALILEFFDMRKVCEVPSAATAFASRNSTQNGIICLRWSDSSKDSQNRAWAREMQARWKEQLKTPDTDVPQYINYAEPGDSAVSNIYGANLGKLQEIKAKYDPTNVFHKMHPIEMNAPTA is encoded by the exons ATGGTCCGATACGGGCGTCAAGCCCGCGGTACACCCCTCACTACTCCAGTGGAATCTAGTTCGCTCACTAACCTACCAAAGGGCGTTGTTGTTATGCCATCAGACGTCGCAGATGTTCAGACAGCCCTGCTCTGGGCCCAGCAACACCACGTCGATCTCGCGATTAAAGGCGGAGGGCATTCAGTTGCCGGTACCAGCTCGAGCGAAAACGGCCTCGTCATCGATCTTTCTCAGCTGAAGGGTGTTTCCGTTGATACCGCCGCGAAAACAGTCACAGTACAGGGAGGCGCTACGTGGAAGGAAGTCGACGAAGCTGCATGGGAACACGGTCTCGCTGCAGTCGGAGGCACGGTGAATCATACAGGCGTGGGTGGGCTTACACTGGGCGGCGGATACGGTTGGCTGAGCGGGTTATACGGTCTCACAATTGACAATCTATTGTCTGCGCGCGTGGTGCTTGCTGATGGTCGCTTGGTTACCGCGTCTGAATCCGAGAATCCGGACCTGCTGTGGGGATTGAAAGGTGCGGGGTACAATTTCGGCATTGTCGTCGAGTTCACATACCGGGCACACGAACAGAAGAATCCTGTTTTCGCGGGTATCATTTCCTTCCCGCCGGACAAGCTGGAGGCAGTCGTCGAGCAGCTCAACGAAACACTGCTAAATCCTGATCCCCGGGGTGGTGTTATGTGCTTCTTGGCGCAACCCCCCGGGGCCCCGGTGCCGATGATCAATGTCCTTTGCTACTATAACGGCACcaaagaagagggagagaagcGATATGGTGGATTACTGGAGTTGGAGCCGGTGGTCAACACGCTGGACATGGTCCCGTACTCTCTGTTGAACAGTCTTCAAAATCCTATGGCGACATATGGCGGACGGAAATCGTTCAAGGGAATTTTTTACCAGCCACCAATGGATCCCCAGTTCGTGCGCACCATCTTGACTGACCTGACTGCTAAGATCCAAGAAGACGAGGATCTGAAGGCATCCGCGTTGATCCTGGAGTTCTTTGACATGCGCAAAGTCTGCGAAGTCCCTTCGGCGGCGACGGCATTTGCTAGTCGGAACAGTACTCAGAATGGAATCATCTGCCTGCGCTGGTCTGATTCCAGCAAGGACTCCCAAAATCGCGCCTGGGCACGCGAGATGCAGGCCCGATGGAAAGAGCAACTCAAGACTCCCGATACGGATGTGCCGCAGTACATCAATTATGCTGAGC CTGGTGACTCCGCCGTTTCCAACATTTACGGCGCCAACCTGGGCAAGCTGCAAGAGATCAAGGCGAAATATGATCCCACGAATGTGTTCCACAAGATGCATCCGATCGAAATGAATGCTCCAACCGCATAG
- a CDS encoding uncharacterized protein (COG:S;~EggNog:ENOG410PVBI;~SECRETED:SignalP(1-24)), with protein sequence MYTTRLSWALLACGSLCTTGAAQATSPDKYTFSELWDLQNVLWKNFVYPNNLKQINATDESVFTPEVEGRVDVTRTFDGRELNAEYIFGLFSEPDHVSLVGVPIEYNITQFVANDDIASATTVFNFNATTFGLVVPVTIDTWIQWNDDGKIVRYDATFRWFDHLIETLFGAMGKKLNTTSEEQIAEHISQVLAQTICKTHEENCHGENQQYESTDQCLDFLLNQTRFGKPFELGRDTLLCREVHELMVKYRPEIHCSHIGPTGGDYCVDDRPYMKVVTEQYFSESWIPFGYGKGQNIWLP encoded by the exons ATGTATACAACCCGATTATCATGGGCGCTGCTTGCCTGCGGCAGTCTGTGTACCACCGGCGCAGCACAGGCTACATCGCCTGACAAATACACCTTTAGTGAGCTCTGGGATTTGCAGAACGTTCTCTGGAAAAACTTTGTGTATCCAAACAATTTGAAACAGATAAATGCCACCGATGAATCTGTTTTCACGCCCGAA GTCGAAGGTCGTGTGGACGTGACCCGTACATTCGACGGCCGCGAGCTCAACGCTGAGTACATCTTCGGACTCTTCTCAGAGCCCGATCATGTCAGTCTTGTCGGGGTACCGATTGAATACAACATCACGCAGTTCGTCGCGAACGACGATATCGCTTCCGCCACGACCGTGTTCAACTTCAATGCGACGACATTTGGTCTAGTTGTCCCTGTCACCATAGACACGTGGATCCAGTGGAATGACGATGGCAAGATCGTGCGCTACGATGctaccttccgctggttCGATCATCTCATCGAAACCCTCTTCGGTGCCATGGGGAAGAAACTGAACACAACGTCCGAGGAACAGATTGCAGAGCATATCAGCCAGGTCCTAGCGCAGACAATCTGCAAGACACACGAGGAAAATTGTCACGGCGAGAATCAGCAGTATGAGAGTACGGACCAGTGCCTCGACTTCTTGCTCAATCAGACGCGTTTCGGGAAGCCGTTTGAGTTGGGTCGCGATACGTTGCTTTGCCGTGAAGTGCATGAGCTGATGGTCAAGTATCGACCAGAAATCCACTGCTCGCACATTGGTCCGACTGGAGGGGATTACTGCGTTGACGATAGGCCGTATATGAAGGTGGTAACGGAGCAGTATTTTAGCGAGTCATGGATTCCGTTTGGATATGGGAAGGGGCAGAATATCTGGCTTCCTTGA
- the PLR1_2 gene encoding aldo/keto reductase family protein (COG:C;~EggNog:ENOG410PHVT;~InterPro:IPR023210,IPR036812;~PFAM:PF00248), which translates to MPEILGKEIGPIGFGLMGFTWRATPPSQEQAFATMRAALSHGCNFWNGGEFYGPPNYNSLVLLKHYLEKYPEDAGKIMLSIKGGVNPHTHASDGSAENTRRTIDDSTAQLNGRKKIDLFEFARRDQGVSMSETFGVMDKEYVQTGKIGGVSLSEVRAETIHEAVKHVKIHAVEVELSLFSTEVLENGVAAACAQYGIPLIAYSPIGHGMLSGKIRRFEDIPEDSIMRMFPRFQPGNFEINMQLVQQVEAMAVKKGCTPAQLAINWTRGLSRRPGMPLIIPIPGATTIARVEENSKLVDLTDDEMAQIDVTLAKFTPAGSRYPDSIPVDT; encoded by the exons ATGCCCGAAATCCTCGGAAAGGAAATTGGTCCTATTGGCTTCGGCCTCATGGGCTTTACCTGGCGAGCTACCCCACCCTCCCAAGAGCAGGCCTTTGCGACCATGCGCGCTGCCTTGAGCCATGGAT GCAACTTTTGGAATGGCGGTGAGTTCTACGGCCCACCTAACTACAACAGCCTTGTGCTCCTGAAACActacttggaaaagtaccCCGAAGACGCTGGAAAGATTATGCTCAGCATCAAGGGTGGCGTAAACCCTCACACCCATGCCAGCGATGGCTCCGCTGAGAACACCCGCCGCACCATTGACGACAGTACCGCCCAGCTAAATGGACGCAAAAAGATCGATCTCTTTGAGTTCGCCCGCCGTGACCAGGGAGTCTCCATGTCTGAGACCTTCGGCGTCATGGACAAGGAGTACGTGCAGACTGGAAAGATCGGAGGCGTATCGTTGTCCGAGGTTCGCGCTGAGACAATTCATGAAGCGGTTAAGCACGTCAAGATTCATGCCGTTGAGGTCGAACTCTCTCT CTTCTCAACCGAGGTCCTTGAGAACGGCGTCGCAGCTGCCTGTGCTCAATATGGCATCCCCCTCATCGCTTACTCCCCCATCGGCCATGGAATGCTCAGCGGCAAAATCCGCAGATTCgaagatattcctgaagacTCGATAATGCGGATGTTTCCCCGCTTCCAACCAGGCAATTTTGAGATTAACATGCAATTGGTGCAGCAGGTGGAAGCAATGGCCGTCAAGAAGGGTTGCACTCCAGCCCAACTTGCCATCAACTGGACGCGTGGACTTTCACGTCGCCCAGGTATGCCCCTGATTATCCCGATTCCAGGTGCTACAACGATTGCCCGCGTGGAGGAGAACAGTAAACTGGTTGATCTTACGGACGATGAGATGGCACAGATTGATGTGACTTTAGCGAAGTTCACACCGGCTGGTAGCCGCTACCCGGATAGTATTCCTGTAGACACCTAG